The following proteins are encoded in a genomic region of Oryctolagus cuniculus chromosome 13, mOryCun1.1, whole genome shotgun sequence:
- the AVPR1B gene encoding vasopressin V1b receptor, translated as MDPGPPWVASPTPGGTLSAPNATTPWLGRDEELAKVEIGVLAAVLVLATGGNLAVLLILGRPGRKRSRMHLFVLHLALTDLGVALFQVLPQLLWDITYRFQGPDLLCRAVKYLQVLSMFASTYMLLAMTLDRYLAICHPLRSLRQPSQSTHPLIAAPWLLAAILSLPQVFIFSLREVIQGSGVLDCWADFRFPWGPRAYITWTTLAIFILPMAMLTACYSLICHEICKNLKVKTQAGRGEGGGWRAWDRPAAAALGLPSRVSSVSTISRAKMRTVKMTFVIVLAYIACWAPFFSMQMWSVWDDDAPDEDSTNVAFTISMLLGNLSSCCNPWIYMGFNSHLLPRPLRHLACCRAPRPRMRRQLSNSSLSSRRTTLLTRSSCPPTLTLSLSLGRSPGPQESPKDSEQADGEAATETSVF; from the exons ATGGATCCCGGGCCTCCCTGGGTTGCCAGTCCCACTCCTGGGGGCACCCTCTCTGCCCCCAATGCCACCACACCTTGGCTGGGCCGGGATGAGGAGCTGGCCAAGGTGgagattggagtcctggctgctgtcctCGTGCTGGCCACAGGGGGCAACCTGGCGGTGCTGCTGATTCTGGGCCGGCCCGGCCGCAAGCGCTCGCGCATGCACCTGTTTGTGCTGCACCTGGCCCTGACCGACCTGGGGGTGGCGCTCTTCCAGgtgctgccccagctgctctgggacATCACCTATCGCTTCCAGGGCCCCGACCTCCTCTGCCGGGCCGTCAAGTACCTGCAGGTGCTTAGCATGTTTGCCTCCACCTACATGCTGCTGGCCATGACACTGGACCGATACCTGGCCATCTGCCACCCCCTGCGCAGCCTCCGGCAGCCCAGCCagtccacccatccactcatcgcCGCTCCCTGGCTGCTCGCTGCCATCCTCAGCCTCCCTCaagtcttcattttttctttgcgGGAGGTGATCCAGGGCTCGGGGGTGCTGGACTGCTGGGCGGATTTTCGCTTCCCCTGGGGTCCACGGGCTTACATCACCTGGACCACCCTGGCCATCTTCATCTTGCCCATGGCCATGCTCACAGCCTGCTACAGCCTCATCTGCCACGAGATCTGTAAGAACCTGAAGGTCAAGACGCAGGCCGGGAGGGGAGAAGGCGGGGGCTGGAGAGCTTGGGACAGGCCTGCTGCAGCCGCTCTGGGGCTGCCCTCCCGGGTGAGCAGCGTCAGCACCATCTCGCGAGCCAAGATGCGGACGGTGAAGATGACCTTCGTCATTGTGCTGGCCTACATCGCTTGCTGGGCACCCTTCTTCAGTATGCAGATGTGGTCTGTGTGGGATGACGACGCCCCTGATGAAG ATTCCACCAACGTGGCCTTCACCATCTCCATGCTTCTGGGGAACCTCAGCAGCTGCTGCAACCCCTGGATCTACATGGGCTTCAACAGCCACCTGCTGCCGCGGCCCCTGCGTCACCTGGCCTGCTGCAGGGCCCCGCGGCCCCGGATGCGCCGACAGCTGTCCAACAGCAGCCTCTCCAGCCGCCGCACCACGCTGCTGACCCGCTCCAGCTGCCCGCCCACCCTCACGCTCAGCCTCAGCCTGGGCAGGAGCCCCGGGCCCCAAGAGTCACCCAAGGACTCCGAGCAGGCGGATGGGGAAGCTGCCACCGAGACCAGTGTCTTTTAG